A genome region from Anopheles stephensi strain Indian chromosome 2, UCI_ANSTEP_V1.0, whole genome shotgun sequence includes the following:
- the LOC118504849 gene encoding protein regulator of cytokinesis 1-like: MMESATTITDDDPFQKIHSQMQIICTAGFNRMYALWSEMFDKNLCLDYTERLPDHMTTFFEEVYEESFQRKQRFVVEIAQLKQEALTLQRLLGEQHPCLPPGSETKPLLEQRSALDASLEQMRQKLNKRHEIIDEYMLEMETLCEELSEEPQTLSKDPLPTEQELTEFRSLLDHLMAEKMQRLDEISNLRRETKQLMSNLETIPLTDEQQRLLNARNFPPTRANMHGLRMLHEETVAQYESLKQHIDDVRRKLERLWHCLETDPAVVRKFGKLTSYTQTTFDRLFAEHDRCETLRRENMKSFVERTRHEITEWWERCMKSADERARFSTFHSEDFNEDMLKLHELELESLKAFYNENEAIFQMVHQRQEMWDRMLALENKSNDPTRYNNRGGKLLDEEKERRRISCQLPKIEAKLLEACKQYEEENGRQFTVHGTAVQDLIEQQWKQREESKHQISSARKKANGLLGISSVGRTPNRGGESMIKSSSIMSSNRSRLVGAGGGSAMKAPITPLLARSATKSGPWLKRKLATPTNSTSTMHAKRSLLRELNSPVPGPSSASNRTGTGTKLTIAKVAPGKIPAIKVYDSKAGGSVAQKRRSRRKSQGKRRSVSIAKVPSVIVSSTEGTILQESMCYEKIENFFDNNVPNRSSVVPEKQQSRRITRLHQHRMIEPLIKLPTTESSFTEGEENIEPVASAPLPPMSTGAGVPVSFSHSPAASSTLLLRSPGAVGTSHSTSIAGNSTRLGAGSRRLKPAAKNCPIIF; this comes from the exons ATGATGGAGTCAGCAACAACCATTACGGATGACGATCCATT TCAAAAAATACATTCACAGATGCAAATTATCTGCACCGCCGGCTTTAATCGTATGTACGCACTGTGGAGCGAAATGTTCGACAAAAACCTCTGTCTGGATTACACCGAACGCCTGCCGGACCATATGACGACGTTTTTCGAGGAAGTGTACGAAGAAAGCTTCCAGCGAAAGCAACGCTTCGTGGTGGAAATTGCACAGCTCAAGCAGGAAGCACTAACCTTGCAACGTTTGCTCGGTGAGCAGCATCCATGTTTGCCGCCCGGCTCCGAAACGAAACCACTGCTTGAACAACGCTCCGCACTGGATGCGAGCCTCGAGCAGATGAGACAGAAGCTGAACAAAAGGCACGAAATTATAGATGAATATATGCTCGAGATGGAAACGTTGTGTGAAG AACTTAGCGAAGAGCCACAAACACTGTCGAAAGATCCGCTACCAACGGAGCAAGAGCTGACCGAGTTTCGCTCGCTGTTGGACCATCTGATGGCGGAAAAGATGCAGCGTTTGGACGAAATTTCAAACCTTCGGCGAGAAACGAAGCAGCTCATGAGCAACCTGGAAACGATCCCGCTTACCGACGAGCAGCAGCGTCTGCTGAATGCGCGCAACTTCCCACCGACGCGCGCCAACATGCACGGGCTGCGGATGCTGCACGAGGAAACGGTGGCTCAGTACGAGAGCCTCAAGCAGCACATTGACGATGTGCGCCGGAAGCTGGAACGATTGTGGCACTGTCTCGAAACCGATCCGGCCGTGGTGCGAAAGTTTGGCAAGCTAACCTCCTACACACAGACCACCTTCGACCGGCTCTTTGCCGAGCACGATCGGTGCGAAACGTTGCGGCGTGAAAATATGAAATCGTTCGTAGAGCGTACCCGGCACGAAATCACCGAATGGTGGGAACGGTGCATGAAATCGGCCGACGAACGGGCCCGCTTCAGCACCTTTCACTCGGAAGATTTCAACGAAGATATGCTAAAGTTGCACGAGCTCGAGCTGGAAAGCTTGAAGGCGTTCTACAACGAGAACGAGGCCATCTTCCAGATGGTGCACCAGCGTCAGGAGATGTGGGATCGAATGCTAGCGCTCGAGAACAAATCGAACGATCCGACACGGTACAACAACCGGGGCGGCAAGCTGCTCGATGAGGAAAAGGAACGGCGGCGGATCAGCTGCCAGCTGCCCAAGATTGAAGCCAAGCTGCTGGAGGCTTGCAAGCAGTACGAGGAAGAAAACGGGCGTCAATTTACGGTGCACGGCACGGCCGTGCAAGATCTGATCGAGCAGCAATGGAAACAGCGCGAGGAAAGCAAGCATCAGATTTCGAGCGCTCGGAAGAAAGCGAACGGGCTGCTCGGCATTTCGTCGGTTGGGCGCACACCGAACCGCGGCGGTGAATCGATGATCAAATCATCCTCCATTATGAGCAGTAATCGTTCGCGCCTGGTAGGGGCCGGTGGAGGTTCCGCCATGAAAGCACCGATCACACCACTGCTAGCACGCTCCGCAACCAAGTCTGGCCCGTGGTTAAAGCGTAAGCTGGCCACACCGACCAACAGCACCAGTACGATGCACGCGAAACGATCGCTTCTCCGGGAGCTAAACAGTCCGGTGCCTGGACCTTCGTCCGCTAGCAATCGAACGGGAACCGGAACCAAGCTTACGATCGCGAAGGTTGCACCGGGGAAAATACCCGCCATCAAGGTGTACGACAGCAAGGCGGGAGGATCGGTCGCACAGAAACGG CGATCACGCCGAAAGTCACAGGGCAAACGACGTAGCGTATCGATCGCCAAGGTCCCGTCGGTCATTGTAAGCTCGACCGAAGGAACCATTCTACAGGAATCGATGTGCTATGAAAAGATCGAG aactTCTTCGACAACAATGTCCCGAACCGTTCGTCGGTCGTGCCCGAGAAGCAGCAGTCGCGCCGCATTACCCGTTTGCATCAACATCGCATGATTGAACCGTTGATCAAGCTGCCCACGACGGAGAGCAGCTTTACCGAgggcgaagaaaacattgaacCGGTCGCATCTGCGCCACTTCCACCAATGTCAACGGGGGCAGGTGTCCCCGTTAGCTTTTCCCACTCACCTGCCGCATCATCCACCCTGCTGCTGCGATCACCCGGTGCTGTCGGTACGAGCCACTCGACGTCGATCGCAGGCAATAGCACGCGGCTCGGTGCGGGCTCTAGACGGTTAAAGCCAGCCGCTAAAAATTGTCCCATCATTTTCTAA
- the LOC118504851 gene encoding uncharacterized protein LOC118504851 produces the protein MESKLAKLEQDTLTNSLEIVHHKVRLLMEVWKVFFDEICYLDYLTSLPSSIEQFLGEIYCLTMNFCVRKTQQIRELQNKVYELKRVLGIRDGVIDGWGHGNMSLDRKVAQLQQQINSLQQQADERKRLMEEYTLEEVQLLKELGEAAPPHEPLCANAETGFLPDAQKMAQFADYLSRLRTEKVKRIVTRDELQSDIRKKAEQLDWVPRKDRHRQLINEQTLIPSLSNLHELQHLDFVLSGLLKRKQQQQQEQQTDTAKQQSKKAKKPEKRKKQPRPEEPIVPIPTSTDPDRAKQGEEEQEQEGQNKVQEKWTEARKKVVSPPPVPPSSPVSEVDISVSTPTNGLFEMTIEAYMRVEKKAGRPADREKIIEEMFRRFRASINVWWERCLILPNERQQCKVLYTDQLDEEAFVAHIEQQKLLQSYYHENEAIFRLIYQWAELWNRALQLQDKQKQSVGAESKVLAEVSEQLATIRKQLEGKCREFEQRCQVKFTMYGMPVMQVLQRCQDKREKLKLANSCKVQPAPVLRTKATSARQQLSPEMVLELNLMLRDLLIEKQTEEEEPAEKQSETDTDDSNRGSDDDGNSSTSSSNSSSASSNTSSDDGGEVDHKRDDELLEEAFASATAAVTTKNRIHSVNGHPTSS, from the exons ATGGAGAGTAAATTGGCAAAGCTGGA GCAGGACACGTTAACAAACTCGCTGGAGATCGTGCACCACAAGGTGCGGCTGCTGATGGAGGTGTGGAAGGTGTTTTTCGACGAGATCTGCTACCTAGACTATCTAACCTCACTCCCGTCGAGCATCGAACAGTTTCTCGGCGAAATCTACTGCCTCACGATGAACTTTTGCGTCCGCAAGACGCAACAGATCCGGGAGCTGCAGAACAAAGTGTACGAGCTGAAGCGCGTGCTGGGCATACGGGACGGCGTGATCGATGGGTGGGGTCATGGGAACATGTCGCTCGACCGGAAGGTGgcccagctgcagcagcagatcaACTCGctccagcagcaggcggacgagCGTAAACGATTGATGGAGGAGTACACGCTGGAGGAGGTGCAGCTGCTTAAGG AGTTGGGCGAGGCGGCACCACCACACGAACCGCTGTGTGCCAATGCAGAAACGGGCTTCCTGCCCGATGCACAAAAGATGGCCCAGTTTGCCGATTACCTTAGCCGGTTGCGTACGGAGAAGGTGAAGCGCATTGTGACCCGCGATGAACTGCAGTCCGACATCCGGAAGAAGGCAGAGCAGCTCGATTGGGTACCGCGCAAGGACCGGCACCGGCAGCTCATCAACGAACAAACGCTCATTCCTTCGCTGAGCAATCTGCACGAACTGCAACATCTGGACTTTGTGCTTTCGGGGCTGTTGAAGcgcaagcagcaacagcagcaggaacagcaAACCGACACCGCTAAGCAACAATCGAAGAAGGCGAAAAAGCCGGAAAAACGAAAGAAGCAGCCCCGGCCGGAAGAACCGATCGTCCCGATCCCGACCAGTACCGACCCTGACCGAGCGAAGCAGGGCGAGGAGGAGCAGGAGCAGGAGGGACAGAACAAGGTGCAGGAAAAATGGACCGAAGCGCGTAAAAAGGTTGTTTCCCCACCGCCGGTACCACCGTCATCGCCCGTCTCCGAGGTTGACATTTCCGTGTCCACCCCAACCAATGGGCTGTTCGAGATGACGATCGAAGCGTACATGCGCGTGGAGAAGAAGGCGGGCCGACCGGCAGATCGGGAGAAAATCATCGAGGAAATGTTCCGCCGCTTCCGGGCCAGCATAAACGTGTGGTGGGAACGGTGCTTGATCCTGCCGAACGAGCGCCAACAGTGCAAGGTGCTGTACACGGACCAGCTCGACGAGGAAGCGTTCGTGGCGCACATCGAGCAGCAGAAATTGCTGCAAAGCTACTACCACGAGAACGAGGCCATCTTCCGGCTGATCTACCAGTGGGCGGAGCTGTGGAACCGGGCACTGCAGCTGCAGGACAAGCAGAAGCAGTCCGTGGGCGCCGAAAGCAAGGTGCTGGCGGAGGTAAGCGAGCAGCTGGCCACGATCCGGAAGCAGCTGGAGGGCAAGTGCCGCGAGTTCGAGCAACGGTGCCAGGTGAAGTTCACCATGTACGGGATGCCGGTGATGCAGGTGCTGCAGCGGTGCCAGGACAAGCGCGAGAAGCTGAAGCTGGCCAACAGCTGCAAGGTGCAGCCGGCGCCCGTCCTGCGCACGAAGGCAACGTCCGCCCGTCAGCAACTGTCGCCCGAGATGGTGCTGGAGCTGAACCTGATGTTGCGCGATTTGCTGATCGAAAAGCAGACAGAGGAGGAGGAGCCGGCCGAGAAGCAATCCGAGACGGATACGGACGACTCAAACCGTGGCAGTGATGACGatggcaacagcagcactagcagcagcaacagcagcagcgccagcagcaacactaGCAGCGACGATGGCGGCGAAGTGGACCACAAGCGCGACGACGAACTGCTGGAGGAGGCCTTCGCGTCGGCCACCGCGGCAGTCACCACT AAAAACCGCATCCATTCCGTCAACGGACATCCGACATCCTCCTGA